CAACATAAAAATCTCGGAATATTTTTTTTGAAACTTTTATAAGGATATTGGTAATTCCAATGGTATATCGTAAAGATCTGTTTCATATCTCCCCGGATAAATCATAGCAACAAATTCTACACCTACTGAATTTTTTAATTGTGGATCAAATCTATACGTATAATTAACAAATGCGATGTTGCCAGAAAACGCATTTAAGCGATAATGGTAATCGAATGATCTTTTAAAGTCAGTAAAGGTAACACCCACTCCTCCACCAACCAGAGTTTGTTTCCCTCTCGGTCCAACAGGTGTCCCCATTTCACTATAAATATTCAAGTGATCGTATTGAGAACCTTTTGTGGTTGTGTGGCTAACTGTAAGGTTAACAAAACTCTCATTTTCGAATATATATCCGAAGGACACCTTGGGGATAAAATACGCCTTGAAAAGACTATTGAATTCAATTCCTATGCCAACTGTTGTATAAAAAGTCGGTTGCCCAAATACAAGACTGGGAGAAATGGAAAGAACGATCAGAATTAACCACTTTTTCATTTGCGTGCTCCTATCTTCATGATTACTATTACTATGCTAACTACTTGAATCCGCAATTCAAAACCTGAAGTTTATAAATGGAAAACCCCACTTACCAATCCGATTCCAAAGACCGAGTTGTATTCCCTTAAAATCATCAGAGGTATTTAGTAACCCTACCATTACACCCCTGCCACGTTCGGACAGGTTTACGCCAGAGAGCATGAATCCCTCAAAGTCCGTAACGGCATTTGTAATGACGCCTAAGGATGCACCGTTAACCTCTGTATTCATATTCAGCATCAGAGAAAAGGAAACTCCATTAATTTTGGTGTAATTGTTTCGCAAACTACCTGTGGATAAGGATAGGCCATTCACCTTGTTTTTTACGATTATTGTATCAATTTTATTTGCTGTGGCTGAGTCCGATTTTTGAGAGAGTAGGTTTGGTATCCCGACAAATAAATAAGGAAGTGAAAATCCTCCCACAAAAACAGATAGAATATTGGCATCCAGATAAATACCATTCGATGTTGTACTAAAGTTTGATGGCCAATAATTAAGAGTGATCCCATTGATTGTTGAACGGTAACCTGGATCAAATCCCAGAAGATACTGATGCTCACTATCATTAATTGATGTCGAATCAATAATCACCGTTTGTGAAAAAGCTGATGAGAAAATTAACCCACCAAACAAGACAAGAATACAAACTTTTCGAATGACCGATCCCAAAATCCACCCATACTTTTTCATGTTACAATTTTTCTTTCCCACTATGTGTTATAGTTTCAGAATGATATTGAAAAATTCTGAACACTCTCAATATTATAGTCTTTCTGAAGCCTGTAGCTTGTTTCACCTGCACAAATGCTTCTCTTTATAGACAACTACGTCGTGCTTCCTAAAAATGAAAATTGATGAGTGGCATCGACCGGTCCGGATTCACGTTCCAGAGTCCGATCTGAATTCCCTTCCCACCAAAACATTGATTAATCAATCCAACCTGGAAACCATTCATTGCCCCGGCCCAATTAGAGGCTGCAAGTTGTAACCCGTTGTGTTCCTGTGCGAAGTTTCCGATCAGGGCAACGGAAAGGCCATTCACCTGAAGATGACCTTGACCAATGTAACCTGCACTGATGCCCGTTACTATCCCCTGATTAAAAGTGCCTGACAGTGAAAGTTCCAATCCATTCACAATGGAGTCAGCGTGTCTTTTCAACGAATCCAATTCAGATTCTGAAACCGGAGTGGGAGCACCAGGAATTAATGGAATGAGACAACCCATCCCAAGCAATTCGACTTTAATCCCGTTGGTCGTTACCAATTTGGGATCGACCGACGCAAGCCCCACCGATACGCCATAGGTGGTTACACTGTCCTCGTGAAAGGTCCAGATCGGGAACCGAACCTTCACCGAATCGGTCTGTCCCAGCAGGGAAAGGGGAGCTACCATAGACATCAGCAGACAAATAAACACCACTCTCATCACAACCTCTGTTTGGTTGCCGGATGGTGGTACAAGGGACATGCCAACCTGGGAAAGCGCCATTTTACCCGGGAAAAGGGATCAGATACCGTTTTTCACTTTACACTTTTGTAAACCTGGTTTACAGAAGTGAAACCACTCTGAACAGATATCTGGTGGAATTAAACAGGAAACCGGGGATGTGAAATCCCCGGTAAACGAGAAGCGAAAGAGAAGAAGAACGAGGTCCGAAATCGCAAGTTGTTAACCCGTCACCACCCGGACATCGGATTTAAGCGAGTTGGAAACGATGCAATATTTTTTCGATTTCTGCAGAATGCTGTCAATCTTTTCCTGCGGCACGTCCCCATCGAAGGAAAAGACCGGTTTCAGCGTGATGGTTTTTGCCCAGAAGGGACCGCCTTCCAGTTTTTCGAGTTCCAGTTCCGCCCCGACATGCAGCGATTTGAGTGGCACTTTCAGCAGATTGCAGAAGAACACAAAAGTGGTCATGTAACACCCGGCCGTTGCAGTTGCCAGTAAATGTTCAGGAGACCACGTATCGGGGTATCCGTCGAACTGCGGAGGCGACCCCACCGGCAGAGTGATCCGCCCATCCGATACAGCGGTTCCCCGCTTTCCTTCCGTCCAGTCCAACCGGACCTGATACACATGCTCCGACATGAAAAATCCTTTTATCAATTGGTTTAATACAACCCGGAACGCCAGCACGGTGAGCGGGGAAAAAACGTTTTCTGATCAGCGTTCCATTCGGCCCGATCCCGGCATCTGGCAGAAACTCCACAAGACACCGGGAGTGCTTCGGGAACAGACTCAGATGAAAATGATCTGACCGCCTTCGGCCTTATCAAAAAAGTCGACTGCAGAAATGATCTCTTCGATGTGATCATCCAGATCTTCTTTTTTCAGTTTGAACATATCGGCTGCAAGCTGACAGGCCCACAGATGAGCACCGGCATCGCTCATCATTTCAAGCCACTCGGGAATATCTGGAATATCCAGTTCCTGCAACTGTTTTTTCATCATGGCGGTGGCCAGATTTTCCATGCCCGGAAGTCCGCCGATCATGGTCGGAATACCCATGGCCGGATTTCCCACCGTTGCCACATGCAGTTTATTCATGGTCGACTTCTTGATAATATCCATACCCCAGAAGGTGAAGAAAATATGGACTTCAATTCCGGACATCCGTGCTGCATTTCCCATAATAAAGGCAGGGAGCGCCATATCGAGGGTTCCCTTGCTGCAGATAATCGATACTTTTCTGTTCTCTGACATGATCATTTCTCCTATGAATGGGTCTGATGTTAAATACAGCCTTTGGGTTTGGGTACGCCGCCGATTTTGGCAGGAATCTTGGCAGGTCCTCCCGGAAACAGATCATAAATCTCCTTCATCGTCACAACCCCCGCTTTGGTGATGTTTCGGACGGTCGGAGTCTGTCCTTCTTTTAAATATTGTTCCCGCATATACAGAATGACTTTCCAGTGTGTTTCGGTCAACGAAACTCCATCCCGTTGGGCAATGGCCTCTCCGAGCTCGCGGGTCCAGGCCTTCGGATCGGAGAGAAACCCTTCCTTGTCGAAGGTGACGGTTGATAAAATGGCTGACATGATCAATACTCCCTTGTTGTTGGTTTCAGTTAATTCAATTTTCCACCGGCCGGCGGCAAGGCTGGTTGATGTGAAGCTTCTTTCAGAACCCTGAGGAAAAAGGCCAGGCCGCGCCTGATTTCCGGACTGCTGAGGTCCTTCACCAGACTAAGCACCGACGGATTTCTGATTTCATCATACTCGATTTTGCGGGTAACCGAGACCACCTGATTGACCATGGTCATCAGCTCGGGCTGGGTAACCGACTTGACGGTGTTCAGAATCAGGACCACATTGTCACTGAAGGCTTCCACTTCCTCTCGGGTAAATCCGGTGACCACCCGATCAAGGGCATTCGCCATGGTTCTGATGAAGTCCACATAGCCCTTCCGCTCGTATTCATCCAGTTTTTCCATCACTGTGATAGTGATATCGTTCAGAATGGGTTGCATGTCGGTGATCAGTTCATTGGCTGCCACCGCCCGGTCGATCAGTTGTTCGATCGTTCCCAGGTTCACGGCCAGTTTTTTAAGCAGGCTCAGAATCCGTTCAAGGGTCAGTTCGGGGGCCACCTCCTCAAGGTTTTCCATGGCCGCCTTCATGATCTCATTGACGATGGGCATCAGATCCGACTTCAGATCTTCCAGAGCCGACACACGACGTTCCATCCGTTCGGCATGCTCAATCAGAAAATCGAGCTTCCGGTTAATTTCCTGCAGTTCCAGTTCCACCGGGGTCGACATCTCAGGCCTCCTGCAGCGCTTGTTTTCCGGCCATCATCATTTTTGCAGGTACCGGCAGTTCAACGCCTCTGATCAGCATGTTGAAATAAATCCACCTGAAGAGCAGTTTCCCCCAGTGGTTGGTTCTTGATTCCTGCAAGAGCGTGAAAGGTCCGATTCCCGGAAGCGGGTATTTGCCAGGCAAGGGCTCCACATCATAGTTAAAGTCGATGAGAAGTCCCTTCCCGAATCCTGATTCGATGTAGCAGTTGGCATGACCATCAAACTCGGGCAGCGGTTCAAACCCATCAACCACTCTCAGGAAATTTTTGGTCAGGGTTTCGGCCGCAAAGTGGGCAACAGATCCTGCCTTGCTGGCGGGGATATCGGTTGCATCACCGATCACGAAAATGTCATCGTACTGTTTGGACCGCAGGGTTTTCGGATCGGTGGGAACATAATTCAGGTCATCACCTAAACCAGACTCTCCGATGACGGGCGCCCCCATGTTGGTGGGGATCGAGATGAGCAGATCGAAGTCAACGGTCTTTCCATCCCAGCTCTGAATCTGATTTTTTTCATAATCCACCGAACCGGTGTTGAAGTCGGTAACCAGATTGATGTTTTTTTCGTGCAGGAAATTACCCAGATGCCGGGCGGCCACCGGCTTGGTAAAGGCGGCATCGAGGGGAGTCACATAAGTGATATCCACGCGGTCCCGCATGTGACGGTTTGTAAAGAATTCATCGGCAAGAAAGGAAAATTCAAGCGGAGCAACCGGACATTTGATGGGCATTTCAACAATGTTCACAACCAGCTTGCCGCCTTCCCAGTTGCGCAGATGGCGGGCAAGAGCAGTGGCGCCCTCATAGGTGTAAAAATCGAAGGCGTTTTTATACCAGCCTTCTCCCGACATGCCTTCCGTTTCATCCGGATTCGGGGCAGCCCCGGTTGCAATGATCAGAAAATCGTAAGTCAGTTTTTTTCCGCTTTCCAGTGCAACGGATTTTGATTCCGGATCAATCCCCGAAATCACATCAAGAATAAACCGGATCCCGCTGTCGAGATAATTCCGTTTGGGTCTGATCACATCGGCCCCTTTGTAGATTCCGAAGGGAATGAACAAATACCCGGGCTGATAGTGATGATCGGGACTCTGATCGACCAGAGTGATTTCCCACTCCTTCTGACTCAGTTCATGCCGTAATTTGTTGGCCATCATGGTTCCACCCGTTCCGGCTCCCAGAATCAATACCTTTTTCATGCGCAACCTTTCCATTGTCTGTACACCCTGTCCGATGCCCGCCCGCACCGAAGGGTGTCACCATTAAGGACCTCCCTGTCTGCTTCTAATTCAATTCTAATCCCCGCAGCTGAAAACGGTCCATTTCAAACGTTCTGAAAGTCAGATAAACCTCTTCCCGACAGATGATTTTTCCGGGTTGGGAACCCATGTGAGGCGGATATCCATCACATGAAGCCGATCGGGGCTTTTCAATAATCTGGTTACCCGTTACCTTTAACAGTATGCAGTGGATCCTGATCTGTCTCGGATTTACCGGTTTTGTATTCACGGGTTATTCGGCTGCCCCGGTGGTCAGCCTGAATGATCAGCACTCTCAGCTGCTCATTGGGCAATCCGTCTCCATTCTTGAAGACAAGGAAGGACACTTCACCTTCACCGACATTCTTCAGAAGGATCTGCAGGACCGGTTTATCCCGAATGATGAAGATTCTCCGAACATGGGGTATACAACCAGTGTCTTTTGGGTGAGGGTGATTATCCGGAACGACTCGCGAAGGCCCCAGATCTGGTATCTGGAAGTCGGCTATCCCAGTCTCGATTATGTGTACCTGTACCATCAGAACCGGAACGGCCAATGGGCCACCATCCGGAATGGTGACCGTCTGCCATTTTACACCCGCGAAACGGTTCACCGGAATTTTGTTTTCCAGCTCGATATCCCCCATGGACGTGCAGACACGCTGTACCTCCGGATTGAATCACAGGGAAGTCTTAGTTTCCCGCTGACCATCATGAATGAAACGGCTTTCCGTGACACGGTACATGAATCCCAGCTGGCCTTTGGTTTGTACTACGGCATTTTCGTGGCTCTCATGCTGTACAACCTGCTTATTTTCTTCTCGATCAGGGACAGCAACTACATTTACTATGTGGCTTATATGGCCAGCTATCTCATTCTTCAGATGAATTTCAACGGGCTGGCCTATGAGTACCTCTGGCCGGCTTTCCCCGAATGGAACGCCATTGCCATGCCACTCTTCATCGGGCTGGTGTATCTCTTTTCGGTCGGCTTTGCAAACCGTCTGCTGATCACCCGGCAACTGAGTCCGCGACTTCACCGTTTCATGCAGGTGCTCGAATTTCTGGGGGTTCTCATCATCATTGGTGCGTTCATCCTTCCCTACGCCGTCATCATCCGGATTGCCGCTTTCATCACCCTGCTCATGGCCCCCACCATCATGGCCGCTGCCATCATCGGCCTGATTCACAAATACCGGCCGGCCCGGTTCTTTTTCTTTGCCTGGTTTTTCTTTCTGGTCGGAATGGTGCTGTTTTCACTGAAGAATTTTGGAATTGTTCCCTCGAATTTTCTCACGGTTTACAGTCTGCAAATCGGATCCGCCATGGAAATTCTGCTGCTGTCGCTCGCACTGGCCGACCGGATCAATCTGCTAAAGCAGGAGTTGGAGATAAAGGAGCTCGAGAAACAGAAACTGGAACGGGAACGGTTCATGATTGCAAGGCAGGTCACCATCGGCATTCTGCACGAAATCAGGCAGCCCCTGCAGGTGCTTCGAGGCATTCTCGACGTGTTTCAGTTACCCAATTCGGTTACGCCTGCTGATCGGGAGAGGCTCACCGAAAAGGCTCAGCAGGGTGTTGATAAAATCAAAGGACACCTTCACCGACTCGAAACCCTGGAAAAACAGTATTTTCAACATACCAAAGCCTATACTCACGATGAACGGATGATCGATCTTTCCGAACAATCAGCAGTGGTTCCGCCCACCTCTGACCAGCGACCGGGCCCCGATTCACCGGGCAAAACCGGAACCTGATTTCCTCATCCTGCAGGTACTCACCCGGGTTTTTCCATCAGAAAGAATTAAAATTCGAATAGTCTTTTTCAGGAATCGGGGGTTCTGGTTGCCCGATCGGGATATCAGACCGTACTTTCAACCGCCCCTAAGCTGATCGGGCAACAACATGGCTGTCATTTACACCCTTCATCCAAAAAATCCCCAGCGAAACAAGCTGGAGGAATTGGCAGGCCGGCTCCGGCTTGGAGGGGTGATTTTATATCCGACTGACACCAACTACGCCCTTGGCTGCGACTGTTTTCACAAAGCCTCCATTGATAAACTCAGGTTCATCCGCCACATTCCCGATGATTACCCGCTGACCATTCTCGTCCCCTCCTTCCATGGACTGGCCCAGTTCGCCCGGCTTTCTGACATGGCCTACAAAATCATGCGGCAGCTTGTGCCGGGACCGTATACATTTATCCTACCGGCCACAAAGGAAGTGCCTAAACTGCTGCAGAATCCCAAACGGAAAACCATCGGGATACGGATTCCCTCCAATCCGATTTCGCTGGAACTGCTTCAGGAACTGGGGAATCCGCTGGTTTCCATTTCGGCCAAACTGGATAATGAGGAACTGGCCTGGCCCGGATTCTATGCATTGTTTGAAAAGTACGGACCGCTGGTCGATTACATGATCGACGACGAACAGGAGGATCTGGGATCTGAATCAACCATTCTTGATCTGACGGGTGATGAACCGGATATCATCCGGAAGGGATTGGGATATGATCAGGTGCTGTCGGTTCTCTGAAAGGCAGGACTGACTGAATGGCTCTGGAAGGAA
The sequence above is drawn from the Bacteroidota bacterium genome and encodes:
- a CDS encoding threonylcarbamoyl-AMP synthase, yielding MAVIYTLHPKNPQRNKLEELAGRLRLGGVILYPTDTNYALGCDCFHKASIDKLRFIRHIPDDYPLTILVPSFHGLAQFARLSDMAYKIMRQLVPGPYTFILPATKEVPKLLQNPKRKTIGIRIPSNPISLELLQELGNPLVSISAKLDNEELAWPGFYALFEKYGPLVDYMIDDEQEDLGSESTILDLTGDEPDIIRKGLGYDQVLSVL
- a CDS encoding DUF1641 domain-containing protein; its protein translation is MSTPVELELQEINRKLDFLIEHAERMERRVSALEDLKSDLMPIVNEIMKAAMENLEEVAPELTLERILSLLKKLAVNLGTIEQLIDRAVAANELITDMQPILNDITITVMEKLDEYERKGYVDFIRTMANALDRVVTGFTREEVEAFSDNVVLILNTVKSVTQPELMTMVNQVVSVTRKIEYDEIRNPSVLSLVKDLSSPEIRRGLAFFLRVLKEASHQPALPPAGGKLN
- a CDS encoding OsmC family protein; this encodes MSEHVYQVRLDWTEGKRGTAVSDGRITLPVGSPPQFDGYPDTWSPEHLLATATAGCYMTTFVFFCNLLKVPLKSLHVGAELELEKLEGGPFWAKTITLKPVFSFDGDVPQEKIDSILQKSKKYCIVSNSLKSDVRVVTG
- a CDS encoding NAD(P)/FAD-dependent oxidoreductase, with protein sequence MKKVLILGAGTGGTMMANKLRHELSQKEWEITLVDQSPDHHYQPGYLFIPFGIYKGADVIRPKRNYLDSGIRFILDVISGIDPESKSVALESGKKLTYDFLIIATGAAPNPDETEGMSGEGWYKNAFDFYTYEGATALARHLRNWEGGKLVVNIVEMPIKCPVAPLEFSFLADEFFTNRHMRDRVDITYVTPLDAAFTKPVAARHLGNFLHEKNINLVTDFNTGSVDYEKNQIQSWDGKTVDFDLLISIPTNMGAPVIGESGLGDDLNYVPTDPKTLRSKQYDDIFVIGDATDIPASKAGSVAHFAAETLTKNFLRVVDGFEPLPEFDGHANCYIESGFGKGLLIDFNYDVEPLPGKYPLPGIGPFTLLQESRTNHWGKLLFRWIYFNMLIRGVELPVPAKMMMAGKQALQEA
- a CDS encoding DsrE/DsrF/DrsH-like family protein, which produces MSENRKVSIICSKGTLDMALPAFIMGNAARMSGIEVHIFFTFWGMDIIKKSTMNKLHVATVGNPAMGIPTMIGGLPGMENLATAMMKKQLQELDIPDIPEWLEMMSDAGAHLWACQLAADMFKLKKEDLDDHIEEIISAVDFFDKAEGGQIIFI
- a CDS encoding TusE/DsrC/DsvC family sulfur relay protein, yielding MSAILSTVTFDKEGFLSDPKAWTRELGEAIAQRDGVSLTETHWKVILYMREQYLKEGQTPTVRNITKAGVVTMKEIYDLFPGGPAKIPAKIGGVPKPKGCI